Proteins encoded by one window of Mesorhizobium sp. INR15:
- a CDS encoding 50S ribosomal protein L23, whose amino-acid sequence MTDLRHYDVIVSPAITEKSTMASEQNQVVFNVAKKASKPEIKAAVEALFGVKVMAVNTLVRKGKIKRFRGTVGRQSDVKKAIVTLADGQSIDVATGL is encoded by the coding sequence ATGACCGACCTTCGTCATTACGACGTGATCGTCAGCCCGGCGATCACTGAAAAGTCGACCATGGCCTCCGAGCAGAACCAGGTCGTCTTCAACGTCGCCAAGAAGGCGTCGAAGCCGGAAATCAAGGCCGCCGTCGAAGCGCTGTTCGGCGTCAAGGTGATGGCCGTGAACACGCTTGTCCGCAAGGGCAAGATCAAGCGCTTCCGTGGCACGGTTGGCCGCCAGAGCGACGTCAAGAAGGCGATTGTGACATTGGCCGATGGCCAGTCGATCGACGTCGCGACGGGTCTCTGA